One window from the genome of Glycine soja cultivar W05 chromosome 12, ASM419377v2, whole genome shotgun sequence encodes:
- the LOC114379476 gene encoding putative glycerol-3-phosphate transporter 1 yields MGSTPEVLAQRSCGKLIGTRLLQYLNGGPLSFKTHQAIVLIVTFFAYASYHATRKTTSIVKSVLDPQSAATGLTFFPFRPTNFTESNGSKRLSSNLGDGWAPFNGSDGTSLLGELDVAFLAVYAFGMYFSGHFGDRCNLRIFLTVGMLGTGLFTSLFGVGYWGNIHNFYYYLVVQMIAGLFQSTGWPSVVAVVGNWFGKSKRGLIMGIWNAHTSIGNIAGSLIASAMLSYGWGWSFVVPGLITAFIGLAVFLILPVTPESVGAREEDEFSGPIKSGEEAAEPLLRQETPVEEKEAVGFIEAWKIPGVAPFALCLFFAKLVAYTFLYWLPFYVSHTAIDGKYLSSETSGTLSTLFDVGGVLGGILAGHISDHLEARAITAASFMYCAIPALFFYRSYGHVSLIVNGALMFVTGMFVNGPYALITTAVSADLGTHKSLKGNSRALATVTAIIDGTGSIGAAVGPLLTGYISAKSWSAVFTMLMAAALIAGLLLTRLVVSEVATKIEESRSNRAQDCSLNV; encoded by the exons ATGGGTTCGACACCAGAAGTGTTGGCTCAGAGAAGTTGTGGCAAGCTCATTGGGACTCGATTGCTACAGTACTTAAATGGAGGTCCTCTCTCCTTCAAAACCCACCAAGCCATCGTTCTGATTGTAACATTTTTTGCTTATGCTAGTTACCATGCCACTAGAAAAACCACAAGTATTGTAAAGAGTGTCCTTGATCCCCAATCAGCAGCTACAGGCTTGACCTTCTTTCCATTTAGGCCAACCAATTTCACTGAGTCAAATGGATCAAAGAGACTTTCTTCCAACCTTGGAGATGGTTGGGCACCCTTTAATGGATCAGATGGGACATCCCTTCTTGGTGAATTGGATGTTGCTTTTCTTGCAGTGTATGCTTTTGGAATGTACTTTTCTGGACATTTTGGTGATAGGTGTAATTTGAGGATATTTCTAACAGTGGGGATGCTAGGAACTGGCTTGTTTACTTCACTGTTTGGGGTAGGGTACTGGGGAAACATCCACAACTTCTACTATTATTTAGTAGTTCAAATGATTGCTGGATTGTTTCAATCCACTGGATGGCCGTCCGTAGTTGCTGTTGTGGGTAACTGGTTTGGGAAGAGCAAGAGAGGGTTGATCATGGGAATTTGGAATGCTCACACTTCAATTGGGAACATTGCTGGTTCTTTGATTGCTTCTGCCATGTTGAGCTATGGATGGGGTTGGTCCTTTGTGGTGCCGGGACTAATAACTGCTTTCATCGGTTTGGCGGTTTTCCTTATATTGCCGGTCACACCCGAGTCAGTAGGAGCAAGAGAGGAAGATGAATTCAGTGGTCCTATTAAAAGTGGAGAAGAAGCGGCAGAGCCTCTGTTAAGGCAAGAGACTCCAGTTGAGGAGAAAGAAGCAGTTGGGTTCATAGAAGCATGGAAAATTCCGGGGGTTGCTCCCTTTGCTCTCTGTCTGTTTTTTGCCAAATTGGTCGCATATACGTTTCTCTATTGGCTCCCATTCTATGTTAGCCACACAG CAATTGATGGGAAATATCTATCTAGTGAGACATCAGGAACTCTATCCACTTTATTTGATGTTGGAGGGGTGCTGGGTGGAATTCTAGCCGGCCACATTTCTGATCACTTAGAGGCTAGAGCCATTACAGCAGCAAGTTTCATGTACTGTGCAATCCCAGCTCTCTTCTTCTATCGAAGTTATGGACATGTTTCTTTGATTGTAAATGGAGCATTGATGTTCGTCACTGGCATGTTTGTGAACGGGCCTTATGCTCTTATAACTACTGCAGTTTCAGCTGACCTGGGAACACATAAATCATTGAAGGGTAATTCACGAGCTCTAGCAACTGTCACAGCAATCATTGACGGAACCGGTTCTATTGGGGCTGCAGTTGGACCTTTGTTAACAGGTTACATATCTGCAAAGAGCTGGAGTGCTGTTTTCACAATGTTGATGGCAGCAGCTTTAATTGCAGGGCTGCTTTTGACCAGGCTAGTAGTGTCTGAGGTGGCCACAAAGATTGAAGAGTCGAGGTCTAATAGAGCACAAGACTGTTCACTTAATGTATAA
- the LOC114380589 gene encoding heat shock 22 kDa protein, mitochondrial-like isoform X2, with the protein MASSLIAKRFLSSSLLSRSLLRPAASASHRSFNTNAMRQYDNRADDHSTDIDRHSERSFPSTARRDDIFSDVLDPFFPTRSLSQVLNMMDQVMDNPFLSASRGIGAGSGVRRGWDARETEDALHLRVDMPGLGKEDVKISVEQNTLIIKGEGAKEGDEEESARRYTSRIDLPDKLYKIDQIRAEMKNGVLKVVVPKMKEEERKDVISVKVE; encoded by the exons ATGGCGTCCTCTCTCATTGCGAAGCGCTTCCTCTCCTCTTCCCTCCTCTCCAGGTCCCTCCTTCGCCCCGCCGCTTCCGCTTCCCACCGCTCTTTCAACACCAACGCCATGCGCCAGTATGACAACCGCGCCGACGACCACAGCACCGACATCGATCGTCACTCCGAACGCTCTTTCCCTAGCACTGCGCGCCGCGACGATATCTTCTCAG ATGTGTTGGATCCATTTTTTCCGACTCGGAGTTTGAGCCAGGTTCTGAACATGATGGACCAGGTCATGGACAATCCGTTCCTCTCCGCGTCGCGCGGGATCGGAGCTGGCTCTGGAGTGCGTCGCGGATGGGACGCGAGGGAGACAGAGGATGCTCTGCATTTGCGCGTGGACATGCCTGGGCTCGGCAAGGAAGACGTGAAGATCTCCGTGGAGCAGAACACTCTCATTATCAAAGGTGAAGGTGCTAAAGAAGGCGATGAAGAAGAGAGCGCTCGTCGCTACACTAGCAGGATTGACTTGCCGGACAAGCTCTACAAGATTGACCAGATCAGAGCTGAGATGAAGAACGGTGTGCTCAAGGTCGTTGTGCCGaaaatgaaggaggaagagaggAAAGACGTGATCAGTGTTAAGGTTGAGTAG
- the LOC114380589 gene encoding heat shock 22 kDa protein, mitochondrial-like isoform X1 produces MASSLIAKRFLSSSLLSRSLLRPAASASHRSFNTNAMRQYDNRADDHSTDIDRHSERSFPSTARRDDIFSGNVLDPFFPTRSLSQVLNMMDQVMDNPFLSASRGIGAGSGVRRGWDARETEDALHLRVDMPGLGKEDVKISVEQNTLIIKGEGAKEGDEEESARRYTSRIDLPDKLYKIDQIRAEMKNGVLKVVVPKMKEEERKDVISVKVE; encoded by the exons ATGGCGTCCTCTCTCATTGCGAAGCGCTTCCTCTCCTCTTCCCTCCTCTCCAGGTCCCTCCTTCGCCCCGCCGCTTCCGCTTCCCACCGCTCTTTCAACACCAACGCCATGCGCCAGTATGACAACCGCGCCGACGACCACAGCACCGACATCGATCGTCACTCCGAACGCTCTTTCCCTAGCACTGCGCGCCGCGACGATATCTTCTCAGGTA ATGTGTTGGATCCATTTTTTCCGACTCGGAGTTTGAGCCAGGTTCTGAACATGATGGACCAGGTCATGGACAATCCGTTCCTCTCCGCGTCGCGCGGGATCGGAGCTGGCTCTGGAGTGCGTCGCGGATGGGACGCGAGGGAGACAGAGGATGCTCTGCATTTGCGCGTGGACATGCCTGGGCTCGGCAAGGAAGACGTGAAGATCTCCGTGGAGCAGAACACTCTCATTATCAAAGGTGAAGGTGCTAAAGAAGGCGATGAAGAAGAGAGCGCTCGTCGCTACACTAGCAGGATTGACTTGCCGGACAAGCTCTACAAGATTGACCAGATCAGAGCTGAGATGAAGAACGGTGTGCTCAAGGTCGTTGTGCCGaaaatgaaggaggaagagaggAAAGACGTGATCAGTGTTAAGGTTGAGTAG